The proteins below come from a single Notamacropus eugenii isolate mMacEug1 chromosome 7, mMacEug1.pri_v2, whole genome shotgun sequence genomic window:
- the STRC gene encoding stereocilin isoform X1 — MGGEEPPTLRPPALRLHDFLVTLRGSRDWEPLIKLLGDTLALLGHEQTPRDFLGHQAGTLSGLVELLLNVLLPEESTVPPRPPCTRDGPPDCDLAADWLPSLLLLLEGTRWQALLQMIPVADTNFTDPGWGEPPPRLMQGLLGLITPSEEPGAEGLLWVGLLRTVGAPLYAAFQGGLLRVTHSLKDEVFAMLGQPELDASGQCMGGNLRQLLLWGVLHNVSWDAQALGFLSGMPPPPPALLHCLSTGVPLPRASQHSARSNSREPRAFSMDTICYNESDSDLPFSISNFSIHLYCQHAKPSTPRPPSSMAVTCETAAWYVTSLEVSAQFWLQACHDQYPEQFLEVICSNFSLISLPRPNRGLVRRLCASLLPPPTSCPEGLPPIPLTPELFWGCFLENETLWVERMCVEEGLEAVPPQNQAWVHHVCQGPTPDASAFPPCHVGPCGERCPNGGSFLEMVCVNDTLYDSLVPFWPWLEGQCRISRGGNNTCFLEGLLGPLLPPLPPLGPSPLCLAPGPFLLGMLSQLPRCQAAVPSLSHPTRLHYFLRLLAFLLGPGTGGIEVQRLLGQALLLSSLPDNCSFWDSFNPWGRSSMLRSVGEYLKQEHRLAPPGPGPPDGPIPDPGKRELLACYSEYLRMPPENLQQLVLSAESEAAQGFLALIHHSWAQLKVPPSEEQALGRLTTLLLQRFPQLTPQLFIDLSPLIPFLAVNDLLRFPPSLLANESVLAIIRDRSPVMKPEQKEALAQLLLAPELFGEVPAWSQELLWAALPLLPHLPLEHFLQLSPHQIQALEDSWPAAGLGPGQARHVLRSLVNQSVPDGEEQVLRLGSLACFLSTEELQSLVPLSDPMGSVERGLLQCVANGTLSPEGRVAHELLRVLRSTGGAELSPQELQAWGPLFSQLELSFLEELSESQLRTILPALQRTDLTLGQATLLLERLLPQEDVSGRSSLQMFPWQITDPLPHCHTHHTQPLSFCLFLRPPVLVSPQLSVEELCALRPLFPGLNPQSLRVIPTEVLAAACPCLSSTLSRLSSAQKAALLQSFRVKDGVQITGPIGADPTVCPADQPGSLIWPACLLPLLPLKMLQLDTPVLLANLSPYRELPWSEQQAQFLWKKMSATTKLTLRNLQSLGTLAGGMTCEWLQQFSWQTDFLKVVVLLYQLPGGVRGSLRACIWEELQRRMEMSELELGGLGPDLNGLQQELLFQLPVQLIDRLSNDSILLVLELVRGDPEQFLVLPPIRREALAERALRSLAPQDVPLSGEVLEALGPLVGSLGTESVGRILPQTLLAHLNRLQNFCLGEPFATGLGSLLLHESAFGRPELWSRDEVEQAGRLVLTLSSQAILLLPREALGPETLERLLERQQSWEQSRAGQLCGVPELGLRKAALVTGVVQAEAEDEPDPVPTCADIRGTFPAAWSAAQIAEMGLSDFKDCLGLFAKDPSLGPEELRAAMNKAKELWGPLQGLRPEQILQLGRLLIGIGERELQELTLVDWAVLGALGQLEGWRKNQLRVIVSSFLRQSGRHVRNLDFIHLTALGHAICGLRPDEIQHINNREFSKAVLFLGSLTLQCSEEQLEALAHLLVLPGGFGLASNWGPEIFTEVGSLAAGLPDLALSALLRGQIRGLTPLAIAVMPAPKFAVVFSPVQLSGFTSAQALAITPEQMAFLSPEQRQAVIWAQHEGKEILEQLGRNAAWVLQEQTVSFWTPALIIFLTGCLP; from the exons ATGGGGGGAGAGGAACCCCCAACCCTAAGACCCCCTGCACTACGGCTTCATGATTTCCTGGTGACTTTGAGGGGCAGCCGGGACTGGGAACCCCTGATTAAGCTACTAGGGGACACCCTGGCACTGTTAGGACATGAGCAGACACCTCGGGACTTTCTGGGGCACCAGGCAGGCACCCTAAGTGGGCTGGTGGAGCTGCTTCTGAATGTCCTGCTTCCTGAGGAGTCCACAGTGCCTCCTCGGCCCCCTTGTACTCGAGATGGACCCCCTGATTGTGATCTGGCTGCTGATTGGTTACCTTCACTTCTACTGTTGCTGGAAGGCACTCGTTGGCAGGCATTGTTGCAGATGATTCCTGTGGCTGACACCAACTTCACAGACCCTGGCTGGGGGGAGCCACCACCCCGACTTATGCAGGGCCTCCTGGGCCTGATAACACCATCTGAAGAACCAGGTGCTGAAGGACTCCTTTGGGTGGGTCTACTTCGTACAGTGGGGGCTCCCCTCTATGCTGCCTTCCAGGGAGGGCTTCTGCGTGTTACCCATTCCCTGAAGGATGAGGTGTTTGCCATGCTGGGGCAACCAGAACTTGATGCCAGCGGGCAGTGCATGGGGG GTAATTTGAGACAGCTGCTTCTATG GGGTGTACTACACAATGTATCCTGGGATGCCCAGGCACTAGGATTCCTATCTGGgatgccacccccaccccctgccctccTACACTGCTTGAGCACCGGGGTACCCCTGCCCCGAGCCTCCCAGCATTCAGCCCGAAGCAACTCTCGAGAGCCTCGAGCCTTTTCCATGGATACAATCTGCTACAACGAATCAGACTCTGACTTACCCTTCAGTATCTCCAATTTCTCCATCCACCTGTATTGTCAGCATGCCAAACCCTCCACTCCCCGCCCTCCTTCCAGCATGGCTGTGACCTGTGAGACAGCTGCATGGTACGTGACCTCTCTAGAGGTGAGCGCCCAGTTTTGGTTGCAGGCATGCCATGATCAGTACCCGGAACAGTTCCTGGAGGTCATCTGCAGTAATTTCTCCCTGATATCACTGCCCAGACCCAACAGAGGCCTGGTGAGGCGTCTCTGTGCCAgccttctccccccacccaccaGTTGCCCAGAAGGCCTACCTcccattcccctcaccccagagCTCTTCTGGGGTTGTTTCCTGGAGAATGAGACATTGTGGGTGGAGCGAATGTGTGTGGAAGAGGGCCTAGAGGCGGTGCCCCCACAGAACCAGGCATGGGTACATCATGTGTGCCAGGGTCCAACCCCTGACGCAAGTGCATTCCCACCCTGTCATGTTGGGCCCTGTGGGGAGCGTTGCCCAAATGGGGGCAGTTTCCTGGAGATGGTATGTGTCAATGACACTCTATATGACTCCCTCGTGCCCTTCTGGCCCTGGCTGGAGGGACAGTGTAGAATTAGCCGTGGAGGTAATAATACCTGCTTCCTGGAAGGATTGCTTGGTCCTCTGCTGCCCCCACTGCCTCCTCTGGGGccctctcctctctgcctggCTCCAGGTCCCTTCCTGCTTGGCATGCTGTCCCAGCTGCCCCGATGTCAGGCtgcagtgccttccctctcccaccctacCCGCCTACACTATTTTCTTCGCCTCCTGGCATTCCTCTTGGGTCCAGGGACTGGGGGTATAGAGGTCCAGAGGCTGCTGGGCCAGGCTCTGCTactctccagtcttcctgacaaCTGCTCCTTCTGGGACTCCTTCAACCCCTGGGGCCGGAGTAGCATGCTACGGTCAGTGGGTGAATACCTGAAGCAGGAGCACAGGCTGGCTCCACCTGGTCCTGGCCCCCCTGATGGTCCTATTCCAGATCCTGGCAAGAGGGAGCTACTAGCTTGCTACAGT GAGTACCTGCGCATGCCCCCAGAGAATCTCCAGCAGTTGGTGTTATCAGCAGAGAGTGAGGCAGCCCAGGGTTTCTTGGCACTCATCCATCACTCATGGGCCCAGCTGAAG GTACCCCCATCAGAGGAGCAAGCCCTGGGCCGACTGACCACTCTCTTGCTCCAGCGTTTCCCTCAACTCACACCTCAGCTCTTTATTGATCTGTCACCACTCATCCCCTTCCTGGCAGTAAATGATCTGCTTCGCTTCCCACCTTCCCTGCTGGCCAATGAGAGCGT gCTGGCCATCATCCGTGATCGTAGTCCAGTCATGAAACCTGAGCAAAAGGAAGCCTTGGCACAGCTGCTGCTGGCACCTGAGCTGTTTGGGGAAGTGCCCGCctggtctcaggagctgctgtgggcTGCATTGCCCTTGCTGCCCCACCTCCCTTTGGAACACTTCCTGCAACTTAGTCCCCACCAG ATTCAGGCTCTGGAGGACAGTTGGCCAGCAGCAGGGCTAGGACCAGGACAGGCCCGGCATGTACTACGCAGTTTGGTGAATCAGAGTGTCCCAGATGGTGAAGAACAAGTGTTAAG GCTGGGGTCCCTTGCCTGCTTCCTGAGTACTGAGGAACTTCAGAGTCTTGTGCCCTTGAGTGACCCCATGGGATCAGTAGAGCGAGGACTGCTTCAATGTGTGGCCAATGGAACCCTCAGCCCTGAAGGACGG GTGGCACATGAGCTGCTACGGGTGCTTCGTTCAACTGGGGGGGCAGAGTTGAGTCCCCAGGAGCTGCAGGCCTGGGGCCCCCTCTTCTCTCAGCTTGAACTCAGCTTCCTGGAGGAGCTATCAGAGTCTCAACTCAGAACTATTCTCCCTGCCTTGCAAAGAACTGACCTCACACTTGGCCAG GCTACCCTATTACTCGAACGCCTCCTCCCACAAGAAGATGTAAGTGGCAGATCCTCTCTGCAAATGTTTCCCTGGCAGATCACTGACCCCCTTCCCCACTGCCACACTCACCACACCCAGCCCTTGAGCTTTTGCCTCTTCCTCAGGCCTCCTGTACTGGTTTCTCCTCAGCTGTCAGTGGAAGAGCTCTGTGCTCTCCGTCCCCTCTTTCCGGGTCTTAACCCACAGTCCCTCAGAGTCATTCCCACAGAGGTCTTGGCTGCAGCCTGTCCCTGCTTGTCGTCCACACTGTCCAGGCTTTCATCAGCTCAAAAAGCAGCATTGTTGCAGTCTTTTCGG GTGAAAGATGGAGTTCAAATCACAGGACCAATTGGTGCAGATCCAACTGTGTGTCCTGCTGACCAG CCAGGCTCTCTTATCTGGCCAGCATGTTTACTTCCCTTGCTGCCTCTAAAGATGCTACAATTGGACACCCCAGTTCTTCTGGCCAATCTCAGTCCCTATCGGGAGCTACCCTGGTCTGAACAGCAG GCTCAGTTTCTCTGGAAGAAGATGTCAGCGACCACCAAACTGACCCTAAGAAACTTGCA GTCTCTGGGCACCCTGGCAGGAGGCATGACCTGTGAGTGGCTGCAGCAGTTCAGCTGGCAAACAGATTTCCTTAAAGTGGTGGTCTTGCTCTACCAGCTGCCTGGTGGGGTTCGAGGGAGCCTG AGGGCCTGTATTTGGGAGGAACTACAGAGGAGGATGGAAATGTCGGAACTGGAGCTAGGAGGCCTGGGACCAGACCTGAATGGTCTGCAGCAGGAACTACTCTTCCAATTACC AGTCCAGCTGATTGATAGGCTGTCCAATGATTCAATTCTCTTGGTACTGGAGCTAGTACGAGGAGACCCTGAACAATTCCTGGTGCTGCCCCCGATCAGACGAGAGGCCCTGGCAGAGAGAGCACTACGCAGTCTG GCTCCACAGGACGTCCCACTCTCAGGGGAAGTGTTGGAGGCATTGGGCCCTCTGGTTGGATCCCTGGGGACAGAGAGTGTGGGCCGAATCCTTCCACAGACTCTGCTGGCCCACCTCAATCGGCTGCAGAACTTCTGCCTGGGAGAACCATTTGCCACAGGGTTGGGATCCTTGCTGTTGCATGAGTCTGCATTTGG GCGGCCAGAACTTTGGAGCCGAGATGAAGTGGAGCAGGCTGGACGCCTGGTGTTGACTTTATCCTCTCAGGCCATTCTTCTACTGCCCAgg GAGGCCTTGGGGCCAGAGACCCTGGAGAGACTTCTAGAGAGACAACAGAGCTGGGAGCAGAGCAGGGCTGGCCAGCTGTGTGGAGTTCCAGAGCTAGGCCTCAGAAAAGCAGCACTGGTGACTGGGGTTGTCCAGGCAGAAGCTGAAGATGAGCCAG ATCCTGTACCCACCTGTGCAGATATTCGGGGGACATTCCCAGCAGCTTGGTCAGCAGCACAGATTGCAGAAATGGGGCTCTCTGATTTCAAGGACTGCCTGGGCTTGTTTGCAAAAGACCCTAGTCTTGGGCCTGAAGAATTACGAGCAGCAATGAACAAGGCAAAAGAG TTGTGGGGTCCTCTTCAAGGACTTCGTCCTGAGCAGATCCTCCAGCTGGGTCGGCTATTAATAGGAATAGGAGAGCGTGAGCTCCAAGAATTGACTCTGGTTGACTGGGCAGTACTAGGAGCCTTGGGACAGTTGGAAGGCTGGAGAAAAAATCAG CTCCGAGTCATTGTCTCCAGCTTCTTACGTCAGAGTGGCCGACATGTGAGGAACCTGGATTTTATTCACCTCACTGCCCTTGGTCATGCAATCTGTGGCCTTCGGCCAGATGAGATACAGCATATCAACAATCGGGAGTTCAG CAAGGCTGTTCTCTTCCTGGGGTCCTTGACTCTCCAGTGCTCTGAGGAACAGCTAGAGGCTCTGGCTCACCTGCTTGTGTTGCCCGGAGGCTTTGGACTAGCTAGTAATTGGGGACCTGAGATCTTTACTGAAGTTGGCTCACTTGCAG CTGGACTCCCAGACCTGGCGCTCTCAGCACTGCTTCGGGGACAGATCAGAGGCCTCACTCCATTAGCCATTGCTGTTATGCCAGCACCCAAGTTTGCT GTGGTATTCAGCCCTGTCCAGCTTTCCGGTTTCACCAGTGCTCAGGCTCTGGCTATCACCCCTGAGCAAATGGCCTTCTTGAGCCCTGAGCAGCGTCAGGCAGTCATCTGGGCTCAGCATGAGGGAAAGGAGATCCTAGAACAGCTGG GGCGTAACGCAGCTTGGGTTCTCCAGGAACAAACAGTTTCTTTCTGGACCCCAGCACTGATTATTTTCCTAACTGGCTGCTTACCTTGA
- the STRC gene encoding stereocilin isoform X3: MGGEEPPTLRPPALRLHDFLVTLRGSRDWEPLIKLLGDTLALLGHEQTPRDFLGHQAGTLSGLVELLLNVLLPEESTVPPRPPCTRDGPPDCDLAADWLPSLLLLLEGTRWQALLQMIPVADTNFTDPGWGEPPPRLMQGLLGLITPSEEPGAEGLLWVGLLRTVGAPLYAAFQGGLLRVTHSLKDEVFAMLGQPELDASGQCMGGNLRQLLLWGVLHNVSWDAQALGFLSGMPPPPPALLHCLSTGVPLPRASQHSARSNSREPRAFSMDTICYNESDSDLPFSISNFSIHLYCQHAKPSTPRPPSSMAVTCETAAWYVTSLEVSAQFWLQACHDQYPEQFLEVICSNFSLISLPRPNRGLVRRLCASLLPPPTSCPEGLPPIPLTPELFWGCFLENETLWVERMCVEEGLEAVPPQNQAWVHHVCQGPTPDASAFPPCHVGPCGERCPNGGSFLEMVCVNDTLYDSLVPFWPWLEGQCRISRGGNNTCFLEGLLGPLLPPLPPLGPSPLCLAPGPFLLGMLSQLPRCQAAVPSLSHPTRLHYFLRLLAFLLGPGTGGIEVQRLLGQALLLSSLPDNCSFWDSFNPWGRSSMLRSVGEYLKQEHRLAPPGPGPPDGPIPDPGKRELLACYSPLLWELLQREKSAWVLQILVQEYLRMPPENLQQLVLSAESEAAQGFLALIHHSWAQLKVPPSEEQALGRLTTLLLQRFPQLTPQLFIDLSPLIPFLAVNDLLRFPPSLLANESVLAIIRDRSPVMKPEQKEALAQLLLAPELFGEVPAWSQELLWAALPLLPHLPLEHFLQLSPHQIQALEDSWPAAGLGPGQARHVLRSLVNQSVPDGEEQVLRLGSLACFLSTEELQSLVPLSDPMGSVERGLLQCVANGTLSPEGRVAHELLRVLRSTGGAELSPQELQAWGPLFSQLELSFLEELSESQLRTILPALQRTDLTLGQATLLLERLLPQEDVKDGVQITGPIGADPTVCPADQPGSLIWPACLLPLLPLKMLQLDTPVLLANLSPYRELPWSEQQAQFLWKKMSATTKLTLRNLQSLGTLAGGMTCEWLQQFSWQTDFLKVVVLLYQLPGGVRGSLRACIWEELQRRMEMSELELGGLGPDLNGLQQELLFQLPVQLIDRLSNDSILLVLELVRGDPEQFLVLPPIRREALAERALRSLAPQDVPLSGEVLEALGPLVGSLGTESVGRILPQTLLAHLNRLQNFCLGEPFATGLGSLLLHESAFGRPELWSRDEVEQAGRLVLTLSSQAILLLPREALGPETLERLLERQQSWEQSRAGQLCGVPELGLRKAALVTGVVQAEAEDEPDPVPTCADIRGTFPAAWSAAQIAEMGLSDFKDCLGLFAKDPSLGPEELRAAMNKAKELWGPLQGLRPEQILQLGRLLIGIGERELQELTLVDWAVLGALGQLEGWRKNQLRVIVSSFLRQSGRHVRNLDFIHLTALGHAICGLRPDEIQHINNREFSKAVLFLGSLTLQCSEEQLEALAHLLVLPGGFGLASNWGPEIFTEVGSLAAGLPDLALSALLRGQIRGLTPLAIAVMPAPKFAVVFSPVQLSGFTSAQALAITPEQMAFLSPEQRQAVIWAQHEGKEILEQLGRNAAWVLQEQTVSFWTPALIIFLTGCLP; the protein is encoded by the exons ATGGGGGGAGAGGAACCCCCAACCCTAAGACCCCCTGCACTACGGCTTCATGATTTCCTGGTGACTTTGAGGGGCAGCCGGGACTGGGAACCCCTGATTAAGCTACTAGGGGACACCCTGGCACTGTTAGGACATGAGCAGACACCTCGGGACTTTCTGGGGCACCAGGCAGGCACCCTAAGTGGGCTGGTGGAGCTGCTTCTGAATGTCCTGCTTCCTGAGGAGTCCACAGTGCCTCCTCGGCCCCCTTGTACTCGAGATGGACCCCCTGATTGTGATCTGGCTGCTGATTGGTTACCTTCACTTCTACTGTTGCTGGAAGGCACTCGTTGGCAGGCATTGTTGCAGATGATTCCTGTGGCTGACACCAACTTCACAGACCCTGGCTGGGGGGAGCCACCACCCCGACTTATGCAGGGCCTCCTGGGCCTGATAACACCATCTGAAGAACCAGGTGCTGAAGGACTCCTTTGGGTGGGTCTACTTCGTACAGTGGGGGCTCCCCTCTATGCTGCCTTCCAGGGAGGGCTTCTGCGTGTTACCCATTCCCTGAAGGATGAGGTGTTTGCCATGCTGGGGCAACCAGAACTTGATGCCAGCGGGCAGTGCATGGGGG GTAATTTGAGACAGCTGCTTCTATG GGGTGTACTACACAATGTATCCTGGGATGCCCAGGCACTAGGATTCCTATCTGGgatgccacccccaccccctgccctccTACACTGCTTGAGCACCGGGGTACCCCTGCCCCGAGCCTCCCAGCATTCAGCCCGAAGCAACTCTCGAGAGCCTCGAGCCTTTTCCATGGATACAATCTGCTACAACGAATCAGACTCTGACTTACCCTTCAGTATCTCCAATTTCTCCATCCACCTGTATTGTCAGCATGCCAAACCCTCCACTCCCCGCCCTCCTTCCAGCATGGCTGTGACCTGTGAGACAGCTGCATGGTACGTGACCTCTCTAGAGGTGAGCGCCCAGTTTTGGTTGCAGGCATGCCATGATCAGTACCCGGAACAGTTCCTGGAGGTCATCTGCAGTAATTTCTCCCTGATATCACTGCCCAGACCCAACAGAGGCCTGGTGAGGCGTCTCTGTGCCAgccttctccccccacccaccaGTTGCCCAGAAGGCCTACCTcccattcccctcaccccagagCTCTTCTGGGGTTGTTTCCTGGAGAATGAGACATTGTGGGTGGAGCGAATGTGTGTGGAAGAGGGCCTAGAGGCGGTGCCCCCACAGAACCAGGCATGGGTACATCATGTGTGCCAGGGTCCAACCCCTGACGCAAGTGCATTCCCACCCTGTCATGTTGGGCCCTGTGGGGAGCGTTGCCCAAATGGGGGCAGTTTCCTGGAGATGGTATGTGTCAATGACACTCTATATGACTCCCTCGTGCCCTTCTGGCCCTGGCTGGAGGGACAGTGTAGAATTAGCCGTGGAGGTAATAATACCTGCTTCCTGGAAGGATTGCTTGGTCCTCTGCTGCCCCCACTGCCTCCTCTGGGGccctctcctctctgcctggCTCCAGGTCCCTTCCTGCTTGGCATGCTGTCCCAGCTGCCCCGATGTCAGGCtgcagtgccttccctctcccaccctacCCGCCTACACTATTTTCTTCGCCTCCTGGCATTCCTCTTGGGTCCAGGGACTGGGGGTATAGAGGTCCAGAGGCTGCTGGGCCAGGCTCTGCTactctccagtcttcctgacaaCTGCTCCTTCTGGGACTCCTTCAACCCCTGGGGCCGGAGTAGCATGCTACGGTCAGTGGGTGAATACCTGAAGCAGGAGCACAGGCTGGCTCCACCTGGTCCTGGCCCCCCTGATGGTCCTATTCCAGATCCTGGCAAGAGGGAGCTACTAGCTTGCTACAGT CCATTACTGTGGGAATTGctccagagagagaagagtgCTTGGGTCCTACAGATCCTTGTTCAG GAGTACCTGCGCATGCCCCCAGAGAATCTCCAGCAGTTGGTGTTATCAGCAGAGAGTGAGGCAGCCCAGGGTTTCTTGGCACTCATCCATCACTCATGGGCCCAGCTGAAG GTACCCCCATCAGAGGAGCAAGCCCTGGGCCGACTGACCACTCTCTTGCTCCAGCGTTTCCCTCAACTCACACCTCAGCTCTTTATTGATCTGTCACCACTCATCCCCTTCCTGGCAGTAAATGATCTGCTTCGCTTCCCACCTTCCCTGCTGGCCAATGAGAGCGT gCTGGCCATCATCCGTGATCGTAGTCCAGTCATGAAACCTGAGCAAAAGGAAGCCTTGGCACAGCTGCTGCTGGCACCTGAGCTGTTTGGGGAAGTGCCCGCctggtctcaggagctgctgtgggcTGCATTGCCCTTGCTGCCCCACCTCCCTTTGGAACACTTCCTGCAACTTAGTCCCCACCAG ATTCAGGCTCTGGAGGACAGTTGGCCAGCAGCAGGGCTAGGACCAGGACAGGCCCGGCATGTACTACGCAGTTTGGTGAATCAGAGTGTCCCAGATGGTGAAGAACAAGTGTTAAG GCTGGGGTCCCTTGCCTGCTTCCTGAGTACTGAGGAACTTCAGAGTCTTGTGCCCTTGAGTGACCCCATGGGATCAGTAGAGCGAGGACTGCTTCAATGTGTGGCCAATGGAACCCTCAGCCCTGAAGGACGG GTGGCACATGAGCTGCTACGGGTGCTTCGTTCAACTGGGGGGGCAGAGTTGAGTCCCCAGGAGCTGCAGGCCTGGGGCCCCCTCTTCTCTCAGCTTGAACTCAGCTTCCTGGAGGAGCTATCAGAGTCTCAACTCAGAACTATTCTCCCTGCCTTGCAAAGAACTGACCTCACACTTGGCCAG GCTACCCTATTACTCGAACGCCTCCTCCCACAAGAAGAT GTGAAAGATGGAGTTCAAATCACAGGACCAATTGGTGCAGATCCAACTGTGTGTCCTGCTGACCAG CCAGGCTCTCTTATCTGGCCAGCATGTTTACTTCCCTTGCTGCCTCTAAAGATGCTACAATTGGACACCCCAGTTCTTCTGGCCAATCTCAGTCCCTATCGGGAGCTACCCTGGTCTGAACAGCAG GCTCAGTTTCTCTGGAAGAAGATGTCAGCGACCACCAAACTGACCCTAAGAAACTTGCA GTCTCTGGGCACCCTGGCAGGAGGCATGACCTGTGAGTGGCTGCAGCAGTTCAGCTGGCAAACAGATTTCCTTAAAGTGGTGGTCTTGCTCTACCAGCTGCCTGGTGGGGTTCGAGGGAGCCTG AGGGCCTGTATTTGGGAGGAACTACAGAGGAGGATGGAAATGTCGGAACTGGAGCTAGGAGGCCTGGGACCAGACCTGAATGGTCTGCAGCAGGAACTACTCTTCCAATTACC AGTCCAGCTGATTGATAGGCTGTCCAATGATTCAATTCTCTTGGTACTGGAGCTAGTACGAGGAGACCCTGAACAATTCCTGGTGCTGCCCCCGATCAGACGAGAGGCCCTGGCAGAGAGAGCACTACGCAGTCTG GCTCCACAGGACGTCCCACTCTCAGGGGAAGTGTTGGAGGCATTGGGCCCTCTGGTTGGATCCCTGGGGACAGAGAGTGTGGGCCGAATCCTTCCACAGACTCTGCTGGCCCACCTCAATCGGCTGCAGAACTTCTGCCTGGGAGAACCATTTGCCACAGGGTTGGGATCCTTGCTGTTGCATGAGTCTGCATTTGG GCGGCCAGAACTTTGGAGCCGAGATGAAGTGGAGCAGGCTGGACGCCTGGTGTTGACTTTATCCTCTCAGGCCATTCTTCTACTGCCCAgg GAGGCCTTGGGGCCAGAGACCCTGGAGAGACTTCTAGAGAGACAACAGAGCTGGGAGCAGAGCAGGGCTGGCCAGCTGTGTGGAGTTCCAGAGCTAGGCCTCAGAAAAGCAGCACTGGTGACTGGGGTTGTCCAGGCAGAAGCTGAAGATGAGCCAG ATCCTGTACCCACCTGTGCAGATATTCGGGGGACATTCCCAGCAGCTTGGTCAGCAGCACAGATTGCAGAAATGGGGCTCTCTGATTTCAAGGACTGCCTGGGCTTGTTTGCAAAAGACCCTAGTCTTGGGCCTGAAGAATTACGAGCAGCAATGAACAAGGCAAAAGAG TTGTGGGGTCCTCTTCAAGGACTTCGTCCTGAGCAGATCCTCCAGCTGGGTCGGCTATTAATAGGAATAGGAGAGCGTGAGCTCCAAGAATTGACTCTGGTTGACTGGGCAGTACTAGGAGCCTTGGGACAGTTGGAAGGCTGGAGAAAAAATCAG CTCCGAGTCATTGTCTCCAGCTTCTTACGTCAGAGTGGCCGACATGTGAGGAACCTGGATTTTATTCACCTCACTGCCCTTGGTCATGCAATCTGTGGCCTTCGGCCAGATGAGATACAGCATATCAACAATCGGGAGTTCAG CAAGGCTGTTCTCTTCCTGGGGTCCTTGACTCTCCAGTGCTCTGAGGAACAGCTAGAGGCTCTGGCTCACCTGCTTGTGTTGCCCGGAGGCTTTGGACTAGCTAGTAATTGGGGACCTGAGATCTTTACTGAAGTTGGCTCACTTGCAG CTGGACTCCCAGACCTGGCGCTCTCAGCACTGCTTCGGGGACAGATCAGAGGCCTCACTCCATTAGCCATTGCTGTTATGCCAGCACCCAAGTTTGCT GTGGTATTCAGCCCTGTCCAGCTTTCCGGTTTCACCAGTGCTCAGGCTCTGGCTATCACCCCTGAGCAAATGGCCTTCTTGAGCCCTGAGCAGCGTCAGGCAGTCATCTGGGCTCAGCATGAGGGAAAGGAGATCCTAGAACAGCTGG GGCGTAACGCAGCTTGGGTTCTCCAGGAACAAACAGTTTCTTTCTGGACCCCAGCACTGATTATTTTCCTAACTGGCTGCTTACCTTGA